The Pyxidicoccus xibeiensis genome contains the following window.
CCCTCGATGGAGCGGTGGAACAGCCACAGCAGCCGCACGCCCGTGTGCGCCCCCAGGGCCGTCAGCTCCTCCGCCGAGCGGTCCAGCAGCGCCCGCGCGCGGCCGTACTCCGCCACCACCCACGCGCGACCCGCGGCCGAGCCCAGCAGCGCCTCGTAGCGGGCCGGGTCCGCGCCCTCGCTCCGCACCTGCTCCGCCACCTCGGCCGGCACGTTGTAGAGGCCCAGTCCCAGGTCCTCCCGCAAGTCACGTTGGACGGAGCACCAGCCGAAGGCCTCGAGGAGCGCAGGGGCATTCGTCGCGCGCACCCGGCCCCCGGCCACGTAGAGCATCAGGTCCACCGAGAGCCGGAAGGTCTCCCGATGGTGCGAGCGGAGCGCCTCGTCCGTGAGCCACCGCTGCGCGAGCACGCGCTCACGGTCCTTGCGCATGTGGCGCATGAGCGCGAAGACCTGCCCCCGGGCCTCCGCGTCCCCCAGGTGGGCGAGCAGCCACCGTCCCAGCGTGGCCGCCGTCCCGGTGTCCCGCACCTGGCCCGACTCCAGCTCCTCCACCAGCGCATCCACGAAGTCGAGCGGCTCGCCCTCGACGCGACGGTCTCCATCCAACACGTCGTCCACCAGCTGGAGGAAGCAGAACCCCACCCGGGCCACGCGCGCGGCACGCCACGAGCGGCCCAGCGAGGTCCCATAGAGCGCCAGGCCAATCAGCCCGTAGCGCGGGTGTCGGCGCGTGAAGCGGAACAGCTCCCTGGCGCACAGGGCCTCCATCCGCACCGCGTCCAGGAAGTCCTCGCGCCGCACCCAGGGCGAGAGCAGCCGCCAGGTGCCCCAGGCCAGGAGCACCCCGGCCAGCACGTCCACCAGGTGGTGCTCGTGGATGAGCAACGTGGACGCCGCGATACCCGCCGCCCACAGGCCGAACACCGTCTGCGCGAACCAGCCCGAGCGCTCGGCATAGGCCAGCGCGGCGGTGCACGCGAAGGCCACGTGGAGCGATGGCAGGTAGTTGCGCTCCAGGTTCATCGTATCGGCCAGGAGGAAGACGTCCGCCCAGCCGCCCTGCACCAGGCGGGGCGGCCACGCCACCTCCACGGGCAGCACGAGGAAGAACAGCGCGCCCAGCACCGTCTGCACGCAGAGCACGAGCGCGAAGGGCAGCATGTCGCGCCACGTGCGGAACACGAGCAGCGACAGCAGCAGCAGCACGTCCATGCTCACGTAGACGGCGGCCCATGCCGGGATGAACGGGATGTGGCGCTCGAAGGGCAGGTCCACGTGCAGGCCGCCGGGATAGAAGCCCGTCACCCAGCTCGCGCCGCCGTACACGGCGAGGAAGAACAGCGCGAACCCGGCGGTCATCGCGCCGGTGAGGATCAGCTCCTCGCGCCGGGGCCAGCCGAACAGGGCGGGACGCTCACTCATCGCTCCTCCAAGGTTGCCGCGGGCAAGGTTGCCGCGGGCAGCGGCCGGGGGCCACGCCACATCGACAACCAGACGCGCAGGAAGGACGGCCGGGGCACGTCCGGGTCCACGTAGTGGCCCAGGTGGAGCCACGGCACCTGGGGATGCCGGTGGTGGGCGCGGTGGTAGTGGTAGTTGAGGAACAGCCAGCGCACCGGAGCGGCCACGCGCAAATCCCACGCCCCGTCCCGGACGTGCAGCGGAGACCAGGCATGGTCCGCATACTGGAGCCCGCTCCAGTTGACGGCGAACGCCGCGTAGCAGAGCGCCTGGCCCGTGACGGACAGCTCCAGCGCCACCGCGAGCCCGGCCTGCACGGCCACCGCGAGCAGCACCTCCCACCGGATGGCCGCGCCCGGCGCCGCCTCCAGTCGCCCGAGGTACGCGTCCGCGCCCGTCTGCTCGCCATAGCGGGTGCCCGTGCCGCGCAGCCGGTGCAGCAGCCCGGGCACCAGCGCGAAGGCCACCGCGCCCACGGGCACGAAGAGCCAGTAGAGCCCGGAGAGGATGGAGTACCACTGCGCGCGCTTGAGCAGGCGGTTGTCCCCGGGCCGGAAGTAGTCGAACTGCT
Protein-coding sequences here:
- a CDS encoding phosphatase PAP2 family protein, which codes for MSERPALFGWPRREELILTGAMTAGFALFFLAVYGGASWVTGFYPGGLHVDLPFERHIPFIPAWAAVYVSMDVLLLLSLLVFRTWRDMLPFALVLCVQTVLGALFFLVLPVEVAWPPRLVQGGWADVFLLADTMNLERNYLPSLHVAFACTAALAYAERSGWFAQTVFGLWAAGIAASTLLIHEHHLVDVLAGVLLAWGTWRLLSPWVRREDFLDAVRMEALCARELFRFTRRHPRYGLIGLALYGTSLGRSWRAARVARVGFCFLQLVDDVLDGDRRVEGEPLDFVDALVEELESGQVRDTGTAATLGRWLLAHLGDAEARGQVFALMRHMRKDRERVLAQRWLTDEALRSHHRETFRLSVDLMLYVAGGRVRATNAPALLEAFGWCSVQRDLREDLGLGLYNVPAEVAEQVRSEGADPARYEALLGSAAGRAWVVAEYGRARALLDRSAEELTALGAHTGVRLLWLFHRSIEGFWRKRLPRRLPFLRGEAQVRSLPSGASSGR
- a CDS encoding fatty acid desaturase, whose amino-acid sequence is MTSEGRGPPIPAALNVVLLASALGACAACLWVATHAETWTVRLLAAVAFSFVNNTVFSLLHEATHGVLHPVRWVNDGLGRLAATLFPTSFTMQRAFHLNHHRHNRTHLEQFDYFRPGDNRLLKRAQWYSILSGLYWLFVPVGAVAFALVPGLLHRLRGTGTRYGEQTGADAYLGRLEAAPGAAIRWEVLLAVAVQAGLAVALELSVTGQALCYAAFAVNWSGLQYADHAWSPLHVRDGAWDLRVAAPVRWLFLNYHYHRAHHRHPQVPWLHLGHYVDPDVPRPSFLRVWLSMWRGPRPLPAATLPAATLEER